The Xylophilus rhododendri region GGCGTGATCCGCTCGGTCGCCCTGATCGGCGGGTTCCAGGGGCGCTACTACGAATCCCTTGCGCTGGCGATGTACCGCAGCCTGCTCGGCCAGCCGGCACTGCTGCCCATGGTGATCCCCGGCCAGACCGCGGCGCCCGGCCATCCGCTGACCCTGGAAGGCCTGATGCTGGAGCGCGGCGACAACCCGCAGCTGCTGCCGGTCGACGAACGAGCGGCGATGCTGGTGTCCTACCGGGGGCGGGGCGGGCCCGAAGGCGGCTCCTTCCGTTACATCCCCGCCGTGGATCTGCTTACCGGCCGGCTGCCCGCCGGCTCGCTGGCCGGCAAGCTGGTGCTGGTCGGCACCACCGCGCCCGGCCTGCTGGACCTGCGGGTGACGCCGGTCGGCCGCGCCTATCCCGGGGTGGAAACCCACGCCAACATCCTGTCGAACCTGCTGGACGGCCGCAGCCTGCAGCGGCCGGACTACGAGCCCGGCTACACCGCGCTCACCATCCTGCTGAGCGGCCTGCTGCTGGCGCTGCTGCTGCCGATGCTGAGTGTGCCCGCGGGCATCCTGCTGACCCTGCTGACCCTGGCCGCGCTGGGCGGCCTGAACTTCTGGCTCTTCGCCGCCCAGGGCCTGGTGCTGCCGCTGGCCCTGTCCTGGCTGACCGTGCTGGCCGCCTTCGCCCTGAACATCGGCTACGGCTATTTCGTCGAGACCCGCTCCAAACGCCAACTGGCGCAACTCTTCAGCACCTATGTGCCGCGCGAACTGGTCAGCGAGATGGTGCGTGAGCCCGCCCGCTACAGCATGCAGGCCGAGAACCGCGAGCTGACGGTGATGTTCTGCGACATGCGCGGCTTCACCGCCATGTCGGAGACCATGGAGCCGCAGGCGCTGCAGGCCTTGCTGAACCGGGTGTTCACCCGCCTCACGGAAATCATCCGGCAGGAGCGCGGCACCATCGACAAATACATGGGCGACTGCGTGATGGCCTTCTGGGGCGCACCGGTGCGCACATCCGACCACGCCCGGCTGGCGGTGGCCGCGGCCAGCGGCATGGTCGAGGCGGTCCACCGCATGAACCAGGAACACCAGGCGGCGGGCCTGCCAGCGATCGGCATCGGCATCGGCCTGAACACCGGCGTGATGTGCGTCGGCGACATGGGCTCCGAACTGCGGCGCAGCTACACCGTGATCGGCGACGCCGTGAACCTGGGTTCGCGCCTGGAAGGGCTGTGCAAGGTCTACGGCGTGGAGATCGTCGTCGGCGAGGACACGCATGCCAAGGCCGCGCAGGGCCTGGCCTGGCTGGAGCTGGACCGGGTGATGGTCAAGGGCCGGCAGCATGCGGTGACGGTGTTCACGCCCCTGGCCGAAGAAAGCCCCGCATGGCTGGACGACTGGAATGCCCTGCTGCTGGCCTACCGCGGCCAGGACTGGAACGGCGCCGCCCGCCTGCTGGATCGCCAGGATCTGCTGCCGCCGCGCTTCGCCGCCCTGCAGGCGCTCTATGCTGCGAGGCTGGCCGAGGCCCGGTCGAAGCCGGCCGATGCCGATTGGGATGGCACCACCCGCATGGACACCAAATAATGAGGGGCAGCTTCGCCATGACGGACTGCCAGGAGGAATTGCCATGAAAGTCCGGGTTCTCGGCTGTTCGGGCGCGATTGCGCGGGGACGGCGAACGACGTCCTTCCTGGTCGATGACCGGCTGCTGGTCGATGCCGGCACCGGCGTGGGCGACCTGACGCTGGACGAAATGGCCGCCATCGACCATGTTGTGCTGAGCCACTGCCATCTGGACCATGTCGCGGCCCTGCCGATGATGGTCGACGCGGTGGCCGCCCGCCGGAGCACGCCGCTGCAGGTCCATGCACTGCCGCAGACCGTGGCCGCCTTGCGGGCGCATATCTTCAATAACCTGATCTGGCCGGATTTCTCGGTGATCCCGACCGCCGAGCGTCCTTTCATCCAGTTCCGGACCTTCGAGATCGGCCAGACCGTGACCTTGGGCCGGACCAGCGTGGAGATCCTGCCTGCCTCGCACACCGTGCCGGCTGCCGGCTTCGCCGTGTCCTCAGCCGGCGGCCCCGCCTGGGTCTTCACCGGCGATACCGGACCGAACCCCGCGTTCTGGCAGCGCCTGAAGACGCTGGACGTCGCGGCTTTGGTCATCGAGACCGCATTCAGCGACGCCGAGGCGGCCCTGGCGGAAATCAGCAAGCACCTGGCGCCGGCCACGCTGGGCGCGGAACTGCGGCAGATCGAACGGGCCGGAAAATTTCCCGTGTGGATCACCCACACCAAGCCGGCGGAGACCGAACTCATCATGGCCGAGATCGCGAGCCTGCCGCGCGGTGCGCAGGGCATCGATGCGGCGCTGGAGATCCGCTGGCTCAAGGAAGGCCATGTGCTGGAGGTCTGAGTGGCACAAGTGACGAAATTGGCACATAGGACCCGAAGTGCGCGTGGCTGCCGCCGCGCATCCTGACAATTTTGTCCTTTGACCCGCCGGGCAGTCGTACTTTGGGGCGTGGGGACCATGGCACAGAAGCTGCGGCTAGCTCCGCGGTAAATCCATACCTAAGAGGAGTTAACAAATGACCCGTTCCATCCGGCGCAATGTTCAGCAAGGTTTCACTTTGATCGAACTGATGATCGTTGTGGCCATCATCGGCATCCTGGCAGCGGTTGCGCTGCCGGCTTATCAAGACTACACCGTGCGTGCGCGGGTGTCTGAACTGATCTTGTCTGCAAGCAGCGCACGCACTTGCCTGTCTGAATCTTGGCAAAGCAATGGTTCGTGGACTAACGCGAACATGACCGATTGCGTTCCGCCGGCCACGGGCAAAGTAGCCTCGGCAGGTATTACGGCCACCAATAACAATGTGACTGTTACTGTGCTTGGCAACTCCGCGATTGGTGGTTCTGCTTCCGTCACGGTCAGCCTGAGCGGCGTGGTGAATGCCAACTCGGGCGGCACGATTGTCTGGACTTGCACGGGTGCCCCAACTAAATATGTGCCGGCTTCCTGCCGCGGTTGAGTAGCACAGCGTTCCAGAGAAGCCCCTTCGAAGGGGCTTTTTTTCGTTTGCATTTTAAATGCGGGGGTGATTTTGCTTCGATTTTTTGACTTCAGTGAAGAGCGTAGCTTCGCGGCGGCTTTGGTGGAACAGGTTGTGCGGCAACTTCCACCGGAGACGCTGCATCGTGATGACAAGGGCGAGCTCTCAGTCAACAAGATCACGCGAACACTCGAGCGGATTTTTCGGGATGCCGCAAACTTTTCCCAGAAAAGAAAAATGGGTTTGATGCGGCGCTCTATATTTGCAAATGCTTTCAAATGGAGCCTTAGCGAAAAGGGCTATCCCGCAAAATTTATAGACCTCGCCACGGAAGGTTTGGTCGTTGAGATGGCGAAAGTCGTCAAATGATGCTGTCGGCCAGTCTTTTCGGAGCAGCCACATGTTGAGATTGCTGGTTGGAAATGCATTCGAGCGCGCATTTGGAAGGCTGACTCGCAAGGCCCGCTTAAATCCGCTACTGAAGCGTATCGCCGAGGCACATGAAGCCCGCGAGTGGCGCGCCGCCATCGACGCACTACGGGAATTGCTGAGAATAGATCCGCAGAATGTCAGCGCGTTGATTCGATTGGGTATCAGCCTCGTGGAAATCGGCGAGACTGCGGAAGCTTACGAGAAATTTTCACTGGCTTATCGGCTTGATGATTCTAATATGGAGGCCGTGGTCAACTACGCGCGATGCTTGTTGGACTCTGGAGATGACGAGCAGGCGCGGGTATTGCTCGTAAGAGCGCAGACAGTTATTCCGGGTTACCCGCATATCGATTCCATTTATTCTTCGCTGCTTTTTCGGCGTGGCG contains the following coding sequences:
- a CDS encoding CHASE2 domain-containing protein — encoded protein: MGLLSRHGRRIALTLLPVLLALGGIFGGVESSGLERLDHFIYDTRLRATMPRSLDERVVVVDIDDRSLAEIGHWPWGRDRMAQLTQELFARQQAAVVGFDVLFGEADESSGLASLRRLAEGELRAQPGFAASVQRLGPALDYDQQFADALRERHAVLGYYFGHDRQASLRGVLPAPAIEHAAPGQPQPLLGTERWTSAGANIEVLARAAPQAGFMNSIPDNDGVIRSVALIGGFQGRYYESLALAMYRSLLGQPALLPMVIPGQTAAPGHPLTLEGLMLERGDNPQLLPVDERAAMLVSYRGRGGPEGGSFRYIPAVDLLTGRLPAGSLAGKLVLVGTTAPGLLDLRVTPVGRAYPGVETHANILSNLLDGRSLQRPDYEPGYTALTILLSGLLLALLLPMLSVPAGILLTLLTLAALGGLNFWLFAAQGLVLPLALSWLTVLAAFALNIGYGYFVETRSKRQLAQLFSTYVPRELVSEMVREPARYSMQAENRELTVMFCDMRGFTAMSETMEPQALQALLNRVFTRLTEIIRQERGTIDKYMGDCVMAFWGAPVRTSDHARLAVAAASGMVEAVHRMNQEHQAAGLPAIGIGIGLNTGVMCVGDMGSELRRSYTVIGDAVNLGSRLEGLCKVYGVEIVVGEDTHAKAAQGLAWLELDRVMVKGRQHAVTVFTPLAEESPAWLDDWNALLLAYRGQDWNGAARLLDRQDLLPPRFAALQALYAARLAEARSKPADADWDGTTRMDTK
- a CDS encoding pilin, with the translated sequence MTRSIRRNVQQGFTLIELMIVVAIIGILAAVALPAYQDYTVRARVSELILSASSARTCLSESWQSNGSWTNANMTDCVPPATGKVASAGITATNNNVTVTVLGNSAIGGSASVTVSLSGVVNANSGGTIVWTCTGAPTKYVPASCRG
- a CDS encoding MBL fold metallo-hydrolase, encoding MKVRVLGCSGAIARGRRTTSFLVDDRLLVDAGTGVGDLTLDEMAAIDHVVLSHCHLDHVAALPMMVDAVAARRSTPLQVHALPQTVAALRAHIFNNLIWPDFSVIPTAERPFIQFRTFEIGQTVTLGRTSVEILPASHTVPAAGFAVSSAGGPAWVFTGDTGPNPAFWQRLKTLDVAALVIETAFSDAEAALAEISKHLAPATLGAELRQIERAGKFPVWITHTKPAETELIMAEIASLPRGAQGIDAALEIRWLKEGHVLEV